The sequence ATGCTAGAAACTTATTTGAATGATATTAATATCGAAGCGAATGATAAGCAAATTGCTGAGCTTGAGCGCTTCAAGGAGATGCTCGTTGAGAAGAACAAGGTCATGAACCTAACAGGCATCACAGACTCAGATGAGGTCGACAGGCTCCACTTCACCGACAGCGCCTACCCTCTTACTTTGCCAGAACTTAAAGGCACGAAAAGAATTATAGATGTCGGCACAGGCGCAGGCTTCCCCGGCATAGTTCTTAAAGTTCTCGCTCCAGACAAAGAGATTACTCTTAACGATAGTTTGTTAAAGAGACTAAAGTTTCTTGACGAGGTCATAGCCGACTTAGGCCTTGAAGGCATAACGACAGTCCACGCAAGGAGCGAAGACCTTGCACACGTGAGCGGTCAAAGAGAGGCCTACGACGTAGCCACATCGAGAGCCGTTGCTCGCCTAGCGACACTTACAGAGTATATGCTCGGCTTCGTAAAAGTCGGTGGCTACATGCTAGCGATGAAGTCTGGTGATATAGATGAGGAAGCTATGGAAGCCAAGAAGGCCATTATGGCAATGGGCGGAGAGCTAGTGAATGTGCATAAGTACAGACTCTTTGACGAGTTTGACAGGTCGATAGTGCTTATAAAGAAGGTGAAGCCGACGCCTAAGAAGTACCCACGCGGAAAAAATTTGGCAAAAACTAAGCCGATCTTGTAGTTTACTTATTTATATATAAGAGATCATATTTGATATGGTCTCTTTTTTGTTTGGCTCAATAACGAAAAGTGATTTATTTCAAATATTTAACGAAAAGTGTATTACTCGTGACTTAGGCTTTACAAATTGGAAATTTCTAAAAGCTCGTTCGCTTGAAAATTCATATTCGTTACGCTCTGCTCCACTAGATGAATTTTCGGGCAGCTCTCTTCGCTAATAAATTTCACAATTTGCTCAGATGCGTCACTTCGTTAATAACACTTTTCTGTCATTTGATAGTGAAAACAGAATTTTATCTTAAATAAATAAGTCATAAAGAAAAATCACTTTTCTTATATTATATTATATACAGAGAATACATATAGATGCAGCTCATAGCACTTATATATTGTCACTAAACAAAATGTTCCACGTGGAACATTACTCTTAAAACTTACCACAGCTCATAGGACAAGATTAATTCACAAACTAGGTAGGACAAAGACAATTCGTCGGAAAAATTTATGCATATGACGAAGATAAGCCTGAGCTCACAGCGAAATAGTACAAGTGGTACATTGGAGCTGTGACGAGGGTGTTCGAGTCCTAGGCGAAATTTTTATAGAATTGATTTGTTCCAACTTTCTATTGTTTTTTCTTATAATATATGCTATTATAAACTTAGAGGTGATTTCATGTCCAAAACTATTGTCATATTTAATCAAAAAGGCGGCGTCGGTAAAACTACGACTGCCATCAACCTAAGTTATGCACTTGCGAAGCTTGGCCAGAGGGTCTTGTGTGTCGATATGGACGCGCAGTCGAACCTTTCAAGCGGTCTTCTTGAAGACTACACAGAGGCCGCTTCATCAACGTACACGCTTCTAACAGAGGCTAGCAAGGACACAAAATCACTAATCAAGCGTACCAAGCTAGATAAGCTCCACGTCATCGACTCCTCGACCGACATCGCAGGTCTTGAGATCGAGCTTGCGCAAAAGGGCGAGTGGAAAGACATCTTAAGGCGCCGTTTAGACGAGGTCAAAAATGATTACGACTTCATCTTCATCGATTCGCCGCCATCACTTGGCATACTTTCCATCATGAGCCTTGCCGCAGCAAACTCTGTCATCATCCCGATACAAGCCGAGTACTACGCACTTGAAGGCGTTTCAAAACTGATCAAGACAGTAGAGCTGGTGAAGGAAAATTACAATCAGTCCCTTACGATCGAAGGCGTTCTAATCACCATGTTCGACTCGAGAAATAACCTTCACACAGAAGTCTTCTCCGAGGTCAAGAACTTTTTCAAGTCCAAGCTATACGAGGCAGTCATCTATAGAAATGTCAGACTTGCAGAGGCGCCAAGCTACTCGATGAGCATATTTGAGTATGACAAAGCCTCCAAAGGAGCAGAAAATTACATGAATCTAGCCGAAGAATTTTTACAAAAGCAAGGAAGGTGATCATATGGCGAAAAAACTTGGCAAAGGCCTAGGTAGCCTATTAGGCGTCGAAAGCATCACAGAAATCACAGAAAAGTCCAAAAACGAGCTTGTGGATTTAGATATGGCACAGGTAGTGCCAACAGAGGGACAGCCGCGTCAGTCATTTAATGCAGAGAGCATCAAAGAGCTAGCCGAGTCCATCGAGAAGAACGGTCTTTTACAGCCTATAGTCGTAAGACCTATGAAGGACGGCAAGTATCAGATCATAGCCGGAGAAAGGCGCTACAGAGCTTTTAAGAAGCTTGGCAAGAGCGTGGTTCCAGCCATAGTCAGAGACTACAAAGACGAAGAAATCGACAAATTGCAGCTCGTTGAAAATGTACAAAGAGAGGACTTAAACCCTTACGACGAGGCCATAGCCTACCTAAAACTCAAGGAAAAGTACGCCCTAAAGCAGGAAGACATCGCCAAAGCAGTCGGCAAGTCCCGTCCATACATCTCGAACATGACCAGACTATTATCCTTAGAGGATGAGATACTAGACATGCTTAAGAACGGCGAAATCACAGTATCACACGCCAAACTTATATTATCATTAGATACAAAAGAAGAAAGAATTAAACTTGCACACAAGATAAAAGACGCAGGCCTTACAGTCAAAGGTACCGAAGCGAGAACGAAGAGGCCCAAGAAGGCAAAGCCAGAGGACATCTACATCAAAGACATTCGCGAAAGACTCGAAGACTTCCTTACAACGAAAGTTTCGATCACACACACAAAGCGCGGCGGTACAATCACCCTAGACTACTACACAGACGACGACCTAACAAGGCTTGCAGAGCTGATTATGGAGGATTAGTATGGATCTACACGTATATATAGTTGACGCATTCGCAGCATGCCGTTTCGGCGGCACACCCATCGGCGTTGTACCAGACGCAAACAATATGAGCAAAGAAGACTGCCAACTCATCGCAAACGAGCTTAGAGTCAACCTCACAGCCTTTGTAGAGCCAGTCGACGAAGACGTCTTCAAAACCAGATATTTCACAAGTAAAAACGAGCTAGAAGCCTCCGGACAAGGCTCACTAGCACTCTTCTACGTCCTTACAAACCTTGGCTATATCAAAGCCATTGAGAATGGTGTCAAGCTCGTCTACGAAGTTACACGCGAGTCCAAGAAGAAAGTCTACATCTATTACAAAGACTACAAAATCGAGAACCTAGAGATCGAGACAAGTAGACCCGAGATAGTAAACAAAGCGCCCGAAATTACAAACATGCTTAGCGCGATGAGCCTTTCCACAGCAGACATAGGCATAACTGGCAAAGACGCCAAAGCCATGGTCGTGAATGCAGAAGAAAACACACTCGTGGTTCCAGTTAAGACGA comes from Fenollaria sporofastidiosus and encodes:
- the rsmG gene encoding 16S rRNA (guanine(527)-N(7))-methyltransferase RsmG gives rise to the protein MLETYLNDINIEANDKQIAELERFKEMLVEKNKVMNLTGITDSDEVDRLHFTDSAYPLTLPELKGTKRIIDVGTGAGFPGIVLKVLAPDKEITLNDSLLKRLKFLDEVIADLGLEGITTVHARSEDLAHVSGQREAYDVATSRAVARLATLTEYMLGFVKVGGYMLAMKSGDIDEEAMEAKKAIMAMGGELVNVHKYRLFDEFDRSIVLIKKVKPTPKKYPRGKNLAKTKPIL
- a CDS encoding PhzF family phenazine biosynthesis protein, which encodes MDLHVYIVDAFAACRFGGTPIGVVPDANNMSKEDCQLIANELRVNLTAFVEPVDEDVFKTRYFTSKNELEASGQGSLALFYVLTNLGYIKAIENGVKLVYEVTRESKKKVYIYYKDYKIENLEIETSRPEIVNKAPEITNMLSAMSLSTADIGITGKDAKAMVVNAEENTLVVPVKTREALYSYTIDEFKFKDAANSLGVENVHLFCESEDGIYFVRNYTKDISFEEDGSSAYANAALQYYLIKNKLTTKLKAKMFQGETLNRPSRVQTRYLEDKDSAFITVMGTARISLDGILNI
- a CDS encoding ParA family protein, which gives rise to MSKTIVIFNQKGGVGKTTTAINLSYALAKLGQRVLCVDMDAQSNLSSGLLEDYTEAASSTYTLLTEASKDTKSLIKRTKLDKLHVIDSSTDIAGLEIELAQKGEWKDILRRRLDEVKNDYDFIFIDSPPSLGILSIMSLAAANSVIIPIQAEYYALEGVSKLIKTVELVKENYNQSLTIEGVLITMFDSRNNLHTEVFSEVKNFFKSKLYEAVIYRNVRLAEAPSYSMSIFEYDKASKGAENYMNLAEEFLQKQGR
- a CDS encoding ParB/RepB/Spo0J family partition protein, coding for MAKKLGKGLGSLLGVESITEITEKSKNELVDLDMAQVVPTEGQPRQSFNAESIKELAESIEKNGLLQPIVVRPMKDGKYQIIAGERRYRAFKKLGKSVVPAIVRDYKDEEIDKLQLVENVQREDLNPYDEAIAYLKLKEKYALKQEDIAKAVGKSRPYISNMTRLLSLEDEILDMLKNGEITVSHAKLILSLDTKEERIKLAHKIKDAGLTVKGTEARTKRPKKAKPEDIYIKDIRERLEDFLTTKVSITHTKRGGTITLDYYTDDDLTRLAELIMED